Proteins encoded together in one Cryptosporangium aurantiacum window:
- a CDS encoding SURF1 family protein, whose protein sequence is MYRFLLSPKWVASFLLCVVAAVVCVRLAHWQLDRLDQKRAINDAITTARDASPVPASSLNDEPEYTRVRATGQYDVAREVLVRNRTQDNKLGYYVLAPLRTTDGPVLWVVRGWVAAGSGGATSIPTYGAAPGGTVTVVGRVREPESGSIGSVQVSGHNLITRITPEALQADGEPAYDAFVELISSTPADTSLSALPAPDDLDEGPHLAYAVQWYLFAGMFLVGYLVLARNYAHRDDAPRATVDADPPAVPAEAP, encoded by the coding sequence GTGTACCGCTTCCTGCTGAGCCCGAAGTGGGTTGCGTCGTTCCTGCTGTGCGTCGTGGCCGCGGTGGTCTGCGTACGGCTGGCGCACTGGCAACTCGATCGGCTCGACCAGAAGCGCGCGATCAACGATGCGATCACCACGGCCCGCGACGCGTCGCCGGTGCCCGCGTCCTCGCTGAACGACGAGCCCGAGTACACCCGGGTCCGGGCCACCGGGCAGTACGACGTCGCGCGCGAAGTGCTGGTGCGCAACCGGACACAGGACAACAAGCTCGGGTACTACGTGCTCGCGCCGCTGCGCACCACCGACGGCCCGGTGCTCTGGGTCGTCCGCGGTTGGGTGGCGGCCGGTTCCGGTGGCGCCACGTCGATTCCCACGTACGGGGCGGCGCCTGGTGGCACCGTCACCGTGGTGGGGCGGGTACGCGAACCGGAGAGCGGCTCGATCGGGTCCGTGCAGGTCAGCGGCCACAACCTGATCACCCGAATCACGCCGGAAGCGTTGCAGGCCGACGGTGAGCCTGCCTACGACGCGTTCGTCGAGCTGATCTCGTCGACGCCGGCTGATACTTCGCTCAGCGCCCTGCCTGCGCCGGACGACCTCGACGAGGGCCCACACTTGGCCTACGCCGTTCAGTGGTACCTGTTCGCGGGGATGTTCCTCGTCGGGTACCTGGTCCTCGCCCGCAACTACGCACATCGGGACGACGCCCCGCGCGCCACCGTCGACGCGGATCCGCCCGCCGTGCCTGCCGAGGCTCCTTAG
- a CDS encoding dienelactone hydrolase family protein, giving the protein MAPMLEGFTQFDFSHHGKTHPVYRAGTGPAVIVISEIPGITPKVLSFARRVADLGCTVFLPSLFGIPGRDIDGKALRTAMRNVCVSREFTMLARGKASPVTVWLRALAKEAHEECGGPGVGAVGMCFTGGFALAMAVDRRMLAPVLAQPSLPFPVGAARKSDVGLDTASLARVKERCADEGLCVLGLRFTDDKFVPAERFARLRRELGDGFVGVEIPSSSVPNGSQPGGMAHSVLTEDLVDEPGHPTRVALDQVLQLFRDRLLP; this is encoded by the coding sequence ATGGCGCCGATGCTCGAAGGCTTCACCCAGTTCGACTTCAGTCATCATGGCAAGACCCACCCGGTCTACCGAGCAGGCACCGGACCCGCGGTCATCGTGATTTCCGAGATCCCCGGCATCACGCCGAAGGTGCTGTCGTTCGCACGGCGGGTGGCCGATCTCGGCTGCACGGTGTTCCTGCCGTCGCTGTTCGGGATCCCCGGCCGCGACATCGACGGCAAGGCGCTACGCACGGCGATGCGGAACGTCTGCGTCTCCCGCGAGTTCACGATGTTGGCCCGCGGCAAGGCGTCGCCGGTGACCGTATGGTTGCGCGCGCTGGCGAAAGAGGCGCACGAGGAATGCGGCGGGCCGGGCGTCGGCGCGGTCGGGATGTGTTTCACCGGCGGGTTCGCGCTGGCGATGGCCGTGGATCGCCGGATGCTCGCGCCGGTGCTCGCCCAGCCGTCGCTGCCGTTCCCGGTCGGTGCCGCCCGAAAGTCCGACGTCGGCCTCGACACCGCGTCGCTGGCTCGGGTAAAGGAGCGCTGCGCGGACGAGGGGCTCTGCGTGTTGGGGCTGCGCTTCACCGACGACAAGTTCGTGCCCGCGGAGCGGTTCGCCCGGCTGCGGCGGGAACTCGGCGACGGTTTCGTCGGGGTGGAGATCCCGTCCTCGTCGGTGCCCAACGGGTCGCAGCCGGGTGGGATGGCGCACTCGGTGCTCACCGAGGACCTCGTGGACGAACCGGGCCATCCGACGCGGGTGGCCCTGGACCAGGTGCTGCAGTTGTTCCGCGACCGCCTGCTGCCCTGA
- a CDS encoding alpha/beta hydrolase has protein sequence MAISTEAHTWTTDVLGAPYEQYTIPLGSDDQGEVVATLVRRRADRPTGRAVLHVHGFVDYFFQTHLADRLVESGFDFYAIDLRKYGRSLRPHQTPYFCRSLTEYFADLDAAVRIIREQDSHETVLVHAHSTGGLVTPLWVHRHRTERLVDGLALNSPFFDMNQPRLVRGAIDFFGAPMGTFRPYQVLPAPSSNFYGRSLHRDHAGEWDYDLAWKPMSGVQIHAGWLRAIRNGHRRIEAGLAIEVPILVACSTATFRSSRWDESVLRTDAVLDVEHIASRAHRLGRQVTLVRIENGVHDLALSAPPVRERYLEELLRWVETYV, from the coding sequence ATGGCGATCTCCACCGAGGCGCACACCTGGACCACCGACGTCCTCGGCGCCCCGTACGAGCAGTACACGATCCCGCTCGGTAGCGATGACCAGGGTGAGGTCGTCGCCACGCTGGTCCGCCGCCGTGCGGACCGGCCGACCGGGCGGGCGGTGCTCCACGTCCACGGTTTTGTCGACTACTTCTTCCAGACCCACCTGGCCGACCGGCTGGTCGAGTCCGGATTCGACTTCTACGCGATCGACCTGCGCAAGTACGGGCGCAGCCTGCGCCCGCACCAGACGCCGTACTTCTGCCGCAGCTTGACCGAGTACTTCGCCGATCTGGACGCCGCTGTCCGGATCATCCGGGAGCAGGACTCGCACGAGACCGTGCTGGTCCATGCCCACTCCACCGGCGGGCTGGTCACGCCGCTCTGGGTGCATCGGCACCGCACCGAACGGCTGGTTGACGGGCTCGCGCTGAACAGCCCGTTCTTCGACATGAACCAGCCGCGGTTGGTGCGTGGGGCGATCGACTTCTTCGGGGCTCCGATGGGCACGTTCCGGCCGTACCAGGTGCTGCCGGCCCCGTCGTCGAACTTCTACGGGCGCAGCCTGCACCGCGACCACGCCGGCGAATGGGACTACGACCTGGCCTGGAAGCCGATGTCCGGGGTGCAGATCCACGCCGGGTGGCTGCGGGCGATCCGGAACGGCCACCGCCGGATCGAGGCCGGTCTGGCGATCGAGGTCCCGATCCTGGTGGCCTGCTCCACGGCGACGTTCCGGTCGTCGCGCTGGGACGAGTCGGTGCTGCGTACCGATGCCGTGCTCGACGTCGAGCACATCGCCAGCCGTGCGCACCGGCTGGGTCGGCAGGTGACGCTGGTCCGGATCGAGAACGGTGTGCACGACCTGGCGCTGTCCGCTCCGCCGGTCCGGGAGCGGTATCTCGAAGAACTTCTACGCTGGGTAGAGACCTACGTTTGA